A genomic region of Luteitalea sp. contains the following coding sequences:
- a CDS encoding glycosyltransferase codes for MLSDEPKVSLIVCTRNRGSRLLEFLTRLGQLESPPGGWELILVDNASTDSTPAILDEFARSATVPVHCVLAPVAGLSRARNVGIAESSGELLAFTDDDCYPARDYLRALVEIFEEHKPGFVGGLVVVHDPTDAPTLSSIRTPSEIRPRTFLAAGTMHGANMAISREVVRAIGGFDPHLGAGTTCVAGEDIEYLARAAWAGWSGRYDPRLVVAHHHGRKPGSDAIRQSRGYDYGRGAYYVKLILHPRARRTYLREWCRRAWWQLEAAMFGRPWRELVGGFRYLTSRLLRPEPVPRFDRAHMPSPGHPARQQG; via the coding sequence GTGCTGTCCGACGAGCCAAAGGTCTCGCTGATCGTCTGTACGCGAAATCGGGGGTCTCGGTTGTTGGAGTTCCTCACGCGGCTCGGGCAACTGGAGTCGCCGCCAGGCGGATGGGAGCTGATTCTGGTCGACAACGCGTCGACCGACTCGACACCGGCGATCCTCGACGAGTTCGCGCGGTCGGCGACTGTTCCGGTCCATTGCGTTCTGGCGCCCGTTGCCGGACTGTCTCGAGCGCGTAACGTTGGCATTGCAGAGTCGTCCGGTGAGCTCTTGGCGTTTACCGACGATGACTGCTATCCGGCACGTGACTATCTCCGGGCCCTCGTTGAGATCTTCGAAGAGCACAAGCCGGGGTTCGTCGGTGGCCTCGTCGTCGTGCACGATCCCACCGATGCGCCAACGCTGTCGTCCATCAGGACGCCGTCGGAGATTCGCCCACGGACCTTCTTGGCGGCCGGCACCATGCATGGGGCCAACATGGCGATCTCCCGCGAGGTGGTCCGGGCCATCGGGGGCTTCGATCCGCACCTCGGCGCCGGCACGACGTGCGTCGCCGGGGAGGACATCGAGTATCTGGCCCGCGCCGCCTGGGCCGGCTGGTCCGGACGTTACGATCCTCGGCTTGTCGTCGCTCATCACCATGGCCGGAAACCCGGGTCTGACGCCATCCGTCAATCGCGAGGCTACGACTACGGTCGAGGCGCCTACTACGTCAAGCTCATCCTCCATCCTCGTGCCCGGCGCACCTACCTGAGAGAATGGTGCAGGCGCGCCTGGTGGCAGCTCGAGGCGGCGATGTTCGGCCGGCCGTGGCGAGAGTTGGTGGGCGGGTTTCGGTATCTGACGAGCCGCCTCCTGCGACCGGAGCCTGTGCCGCGCTTCGATCGGGCACACATGCCATCGCCTGGACACCCAGCGCGGCAACAAGGGTGA
- a CDS encoding glycosyltransferase, whose amino-acid sequence MTLTVGYLHVGAVDHGIRRYSQYLAQEAARTPTVRVREHCHVFASGQTLQPDEAKDIAKAFGDCHLAHVHYNKTIWGGRAAVHNVERFVEHLACPLVVTIHDIYVPPRMAHLRQIVKPWLRQTMRIATLDTRQRSVVLARGDEYRHLSKIAAMLVVCSREEQRRLVSVVPESKVHVVPHFVESMPLLPDPAAAKRELGLVNKKVVTLLGFIHQRKGHALVVEALKLLPEEYVAVFLGAPGAGPGCDEFVADLRDRATTLGVEGRLRITGYVDESDLATYLAATDLALCPFSRMSASSSLSTWIACRKPILGSNIPQIVDYNEMAPGAIHLFWQFTPRGLAQRIEQITTAAIDSSRDALDSLAERLAITAVYRQHVELYERIARARHASAG is encoded by the coding sequence ATGACGTTGACCGTTGGCTATCTACACGTTGGAGCCGTAGACCACGGCATACGCCGATATAGTCAGTACCTTGCCCAGGAAGCCGCCCGTACGCCGACCGTCCGCGTTCGGGAGCATTGTCATGTCTTTGCCTCAGGCCAGACGCTGCAGCCTGATGAAGCCAAAGACATAGCCAAGGCATTCGGCGACTGCCATCTGGCGCACGTTCACTACAACAAGACGATCTGGGGGGGCCGAGCAGCCGTTCACAACGTCGAGCGCTTCGTTGAGCACCTCGCTTGTCCCTTGGTGGTCACGATCCACGACATCTATGTTCCTCCACGCATGGCTCACCTTCGCCAAATAGTGAAACCCTGGCTAAGGCAGACCATGCGCATTGCTACTCTCGACACACGACAGAGGAGCGTCGTGCTTGCCCGTGGTGACGAGTATCGACACCTTTCCAAGATTGCCGCGATGCTCGTTGTTTGCAGCCGCGAGGAACAGAGGCGTCTCGTGTCGGTCGTTCCGGAGTCCAAGGTACACGTCGTTCCTCACTTCGTCGAGTCGATGCCCCTCTTGCCCGATCCAGCGGCCGCCAAGCGAGAGCTGGGTCTCGTCAACAAAAAGGTAGTGACCCTGCTTGGGTTCATTCATCAGCGCAAGGGTCACGCATTGGTGGTGGAAGCCCTCAAGCTCTTGCCAGAAGAATATGTCGCTGTCTTCTTGGGGGCTCCAGGGGCGGGTCCTGGTTGCGATGAATTCGTCGCTGACCTGCGTGACCGCGCAACAACACTTGGCGTAGAGGGGCGGCTTCGGATCACGGGTTATGTTGATGAGTCCGATCTCGCAACTTACTTGGCCGCCACCGATTTGGCCCTCTGTCCCTTTTCGCGCATGTCGGCGTCGTCATCGTTGTCCACGTGGATTGCATGCCGAAAGCCCATCCTCGGCTCCAACATACCGCAGATCGTCGACTACAATGAGATGGCCCCTGGGGCGATCCACCTCTTTTGGCAATTCACCCCGAGGGGTCTCGCACAACGAATCGAACAAATCACCACAGCAGCGATCGATTCGTCGAGGGACGCGCTCGACAGTCTGGCGGAACGCTTGGCTATTACAGCAGTTTATCGACAGCATGTGGAGCTCTACGAGCGAATCGCCAGAGCTCGCCATGCCAGCGCGGGCTAG
- a CDS encoding 3-hydroxyacyl-[acyl-carrier-protein] dehydratase FabZ, which yields MRFILVDEILAMEPGKHVHGIKTMPPHEDVFRDHFPGFPVVPGVLLVEMMAQTAGKCLDAESPERGKAMLVQIRKASFRQWVSPGHRADIYAEIKASAPAFATATCRVAVEERDVAEAELFFSFVARTALAADYRDEVLERYLLRRNTGGSSNATP from the coding sequence GTGCGGTTCATCCTCGTAGACGAAATCCTGGCCATGGAGCCAGGGAAGCATGTTCATGGCATCAAGACGATGCCGCCTCACGAAGATGTGTTTCGAGATCACTTTCCTGGCTTTCCGGTCGTCCCTGGCGTCCTGCTGGTCGAGATGATGGCGCAAACCGCTGGCAAGTGCCTCGATGCGGAAAGCCCTGAGCGCGGCAAGGCGATGCTCGTTCAGATCCGGAAGGCCTCATTTCGCCAGTGGGTCTCGCCAGGGCACAGAGCCGACATCTACGCCGAGATCAAGGCAAGCGCCCCGGCATTTGCGACCGCGACCTGCCGCGTTGCTGTCGAGGAGCGTGACGTCGCCGAGGCGGAGCTGTTCTTTTCCTTCGTTGCGCGCACCGCACTTGCCGCCGACTATCGCGATGAGGTGCTGGAGCGATATCTCCTGCGGCGGAACACGGGCGGCTCGTCGAACGCCACGCCATGA
- a CDS encoding SDR family oxidoreductase: MSDTFSLAGKRFLVTGGTRGIGRAISACFSQAGANVIANYAHNEEAAQSLATGTSGSGAPIELCRADVTSPEGKRRVLEAVGTAPLSGLVHCAATGIHRPFDDLTLRHWDFTFALNVRAFFDLVQALLPRFGPGSSILGLSSEGAVHAFPHYTLIGASKGGLEALCRHLALELAPRGIRVNLLSPGSVLTEAWDAFPDKERRLQDAISRSPRGRLTTLEEVALAAQFLCSDGAAGINGHTLVVDGGQRVRG, from the coding sequence ATGAGCGACACGTTCTCCCTCGCGGGCAAGCGCTTCCTGGTGACCGGCGGCACGCGCGGCATCGGTCGCGCCATCTCGGCGTGTTTCTCGCAGGCTGGCGCCAACGTCATTGCCAATTACGCCCACAACGAGGAGGCTGCGCAGTCGCTTGCCACGGGAACGAGCGGAAGTGGAGCGCCCATCGAGCTCTGTCGAGCGGACGTGACATCGCCAGAGGGCAAGAGACGCGTGCTCGAAGCGGTGGGCACCGCTCCGCTCTCTGGCTTGGTCCATTGTGCCGCCACCGGCATACACCGCCCGTTCGATGATCTGACGTTGCGGCACTGGGACTTCACCTTTGCCCTGAACGTGCGGGCCTTCTTCGATCTGGTTCAAGCGCTTCTTCCAAGGTTTGGTCCGGGCTCCAGCATCCTCGGGCTGTCGTCAGAAGGCGCGGTCCACGCATTTCCACACTACACGCTGATCGGTGCGTCCAAAGGAGGGCTGGAGGCGCTTTGCCGCCACCTGGCACTCGAGCTCGCGCCGCGGGGCATTCGTGTCAACCTGCTATCACCTGGCAGTGTTCTGACGGAGGCATGGGATGCGTTCCCCGACAAAGAGCGTCGTCTCCAGGATGCGATTAGTCGCTCACCCCGAGGCCGCCTGACGACTCTCGAGGAGGTCGCATTGGCGGCCCAGTTTCTGTGCAGCGACGGCGCTGCCGGTATCAACGGGCACACGCTCGTGGTCGACGGCGGGCAGCGAGTGCGGGGCTAG
- a CDS encoding glycosyltransferase: protein MNVCFVYKEDYPWDVRVEKIVKTLAERGHSVTLVANNTARRARHERLDAITIRRLQALPGIFGRLNDAVSLPVFFNPLWLFAIFRTLRRTGAPVVIVRDLPLMPAALLIGRILGRRIVFDMAECYPAMYASALRFSDQKAGNYMLKNPHFAALLERISVRYADHVLVMIEESRDRLLQLGFDAAKITIVSNTPRTTAAATPRTHLRKDVLKIIYVGFVTRLRGIDNALHGLAAYAAADVPRPSVVLHVVGTGAALAECRALADRLGLGPLVQFHGWLEHDFVKELYAESDIGVLPYHVCSHWNHTIPNKLFDYMASGIPVLCTNVRPIQRIVDEVGCGLVCADNDAASFAECLLRLTDSDVRADMGRRGFEAIRARYNWETDSMRLTDVVERLAPRRPEDALG from the coding sequence TTGAACGTATGTTTTGTTTACAAGGAAGACTATCCATGGGATGTTCGCGTCGAAAAAATCGTCAAGACTCTCGCAGAGCGGGGCCATAGTGTCACGCTTGTAGCGAACAATACGGCACGTCGCGCCCGTCACGAACGCTTAGACGCCATCACGATCAGGCGACTTCAAGCGCTGCCCGGGATTTTCGGCCGCCTGAATGACGCCGTCAGCCTCCCCGTCTTTTTTAATCCGCTGTGGTTATTCGCAATCTTCCGAACCCTGCGCCGGACCGGTGCGCCCGTTGTGATCGTGCGAGATCTGCCCTTGATGCCGGCTGCCCTCCTCATCGGTCGGATCCTCGGGCGCCGCATCGTCTTCGATATGGCCGAGTGTTATCCTGCGATGTACGCCTCGGCTCTGCGCTTCAGCGATCAGAAGGCCGGCAATTACATGCTGAAGAATCCGCACTTTGCGGCGCTGTTGGAGCGCATATCGGTCCGCTATGCCGACCACGTGCTGGTCATGATCGAAGAGTCCCGCGACCGACTTCTCCAGTTAGGCTTCGACGCAGCCAAGATCACCATCGTTTCCAATACGCCTCGCACCACAGCGGCTGCAACGCCGAGAACCCACCTCCGCAAGGACGTTCTGAAGATCATCTACGTTGGGTTCGTCACGCGCCTTCGAGGAATCGACAACGCCCTCCACGGTCTGGCTGCGTACGCTGCCGCCGATGTTCCTCGGCCAAGCGTCGTGCTTCACGTTGTGGGGACGGGCGCGGCCTTGGCAGAATGCCGCGCGCTGGCAGACCGGCTTGGCCTCGGCCCGCTGGTGCAGTTTCACGGTTGGCTCGAGCACGACTTCGTGAAGGAGCTGTACGCCGAGAGTGATATTGGTGTACTGCCGTACCATGTATGCAGCCACTGGAACCACACGATTCCAAACAAGCTCTTTGATTACATGGCTTCAGGTATCCCGGTGCTGTGTACAAACGTGCGGCCCATCCAGCGGATTGTCGACGAGGTCGGCTGCGGCCTGGTCTGCGCTGACAACGACGCCGCCTCCTTCGCTGAGTGTCTGTTGCGGCTAACCGACTCCGACGTACGCGCGGACATGGGCCGGCGTGGATTCGAGGCCATCCGGGCTCGCTATAACTGGGAAACCGACAGCATGCGATTGACTGACGTGGTGGAGAGGTTAGCCCCACGGCGTCCAGAAGATGCTCTCGGATGA
- a CDS encoding glycosyltransferase: MQSLAKNRTTALRVLHIIDSAGLYGAERVLLELAVEQQKLNHIPTIVSIGSPGCGEKPVERAARERGLPVRIVRMLPGPNLRGALQVLHLARDEAADVLHSHGYKGDILLGFLPRRLRSIPLVATVHGYTDVSGLSRMWLYHRVDRLALRCADRVVLVHRGMTATRGLNRLHDRRWRVIENGIPQAAPVSSASSADTSSFVDDDIVRFCKSGSVVIGAIGRLSREKGFDLMLRAVGQIARDRDDVVVLILGEGRQRAPLERHARDLGLGDRVLMPGYRSNAKDYLRLFDVFVLPSLTEGLPIVLLEAMQAAVPIVASRVGGVPNVLDEGRGGLLVEPGDSSALARAILRCIDDRALASQLAEYSLTQSSSRFSSRVMAELYLELYLELYREVAAAG, from the coding sequence TTGCAATCCCTCGCCAAAAATCGGACGACTGCGCTACGGGTGCTTCACATAATCGATAGCGCCGGTCTCTACGGTGCCGAACGAGTGCTACTAGAGCTAGCCGTCGAGCAGCAGAAGCTCAACCACATACCCACGATTGTGTCCATCGGCTCGCCTGGTTGCGGTGAGAAACCGGTGGAACGAGCCGCTCGAGAGCGCGGGCTGCCAGTACGGATCGTCCGAATGTTACCTGGACCGAACCTCAGAGGGGCATTGCAAGTTCTTCATCTAGCCCGCGACGAGGCGGCCGACGTTCTGCACAGCCATGGCTACAAAGGCGACATCCTCCTTGGGTTCCTGCCCAGGCGACTGCGATCGATTCCATTGGTTGCGACCGTGCATGGGTACACGGACGTTAGCGGCCTGAGCCGAATGTGGCTGTATCATCGCGTCGACCGCCTTGCATTGCGATGTGCCGATCGCGTCGTGCTGGTTCATCGCGGTATGACGGCTACACGCGGGTTGAATCGCCTGCACGACCGGCGTTGGCGCGTCATCGAGAACGGGATCCCTCAAGCTGCGCCTGTGTCCTCCGCGTCGTCCGCCGATACATCCTCATTCGTAGACGACGATATTGTTCGGTTCTGTAAGAGCGGGTCAGTTGTGATTGGTGCGATCGGGCGGCTGTCGCGAGAGAAAGGTTTCGACCTCATGTTGCGCGCCGTCGGACAGATCGCGCGCGATCGAGACGACGTCGTGGTGCTGATCCTGGGCGAGGGCAGGCAACGCGCGCCGCTCGAGCGACATGCCCGCGATCTCGGACTCGGCGACCGAGTCTTGATGCCAGGATATCGGAGCAACGCGAAGGATTATCTGCGCCTGTTCGATGTCTTCGTTCTACCGTCATTGACGGAGGGGCTTCCGATCGTTCTATTGGAGGCGATGCAAGCGGCCGTACCAATCGTGGCGAGCCGCGTAGGCGGCGTTCCAAACGTGCTCGACGAGGGGCGAGGCGGCCTATTGGTCGAACCTGGTGATTCGAGCGCTCTGGCGAGGGCGATTCTGCGCTGCATAGACGACCGTGCGCTTGCCTCACAACTGGCGGAGTACTCGCTGACCCAGTCGTCGTCTCGGTTCAGTAGTCGAGTCATGGCGGAGCTCTACCTGGAGCTCTACCTGGAGCTTTATCGCGAGGTCGCGGCTGCGGGCTGA
- a CDS encoding methyltransferase domain-containing protein — protein MPTTWLLSRSSRRRFSTTASFDAARLQVRASRREPSWTRRPFTEVPRLRQCCSGKFMMAENHPHTNLTDRHRVEALFHDHKWAMRDSGPRHYRAHPTYPIFQRMMLFLGDDLANKQIVEYGCGRGWVTKELARRGARVSAFDISSEAVENTREVLKAAHLLDHCAVDVMGGEELKYRDDSFDLAVGFAILHHLDQYRALAELRRVLKAGGRAIFAEPLASNPAIRLYRHLTPQYRTPDEAPLDLNALSKGLGGFARFEHHDQLLLASAAMGLCYLPGLARFAPVVQHSLMRVDDVLLRLVPRAGRWAWYSILVLQK, from the coding sequence ATGCCGACAACATGGCTGTTGTCGCGGTCCTCTCGACGCAGGTTCTCCACGACCGCTTCGTTCGACGCCGCCCGGTTGCAGGTGCGCGCGTCACGCCGCGAACCGTCGTGGACAAGGCGGCCATTTACTGAGGTGCCAAGGCTACGTCAATGCTGTTCCGGAAAGTTCATGATGGCTGAGAATCACCCTCACACGAATTTGACCGATCGGCATCGAGTGGAGGCGCTCTTCCACGACCACAAGTGGGCGATGCGAGACTCGGGGCCTCGCCACTATCGGGCCCATCCTACGTACCCAATCTTCCAGCGGATGATGCTGTTCCTTGGTGACGATCTGGCCAACAAGCAGATTGTCGAGTACGGATGCGGACGCGGGTGGGTCACGAAGGAACTGGCCCGCCGCGGTGCAAGGGTTTCTGCCTTCGATATCTCGTCAGAGGCGGTCGAGAACACGCGCGAGGTGCTCAAGGCGGCGCATCTTCTGGACCACTGTGCGGTCGACGTGATGGGCGGCGAAGAACTGAAGTATCGGGATGACAGCTTCGATCTAGCTGTCGGGTTCGCGATCCTACACCATCTAGATCAGTACCGCGCCCTGGCAGAGTTGCGCCGGGTCCTGAAAGCGGGTGGCAGGGCCATATTTGCCGAACCACTGGCGTCGAATCCGGCGATCAGGTTGTATCGACACCTGACGCCGCAGTACCGCACACCGGACGAGGCGCCGCTGGACCTCAACGCTCTCTCGAAGGGGCTAGGAGGATTCGCTCGATTCGAGCATCACGACCAGCTTCTGCTCGCGTCAGCCGCAATGGGACTCTGTTACCTCCCAGGCCTCGCGCGCTTCGCACCAGTCGTGCAGCACTCGCTCATGCGTGTGGATGACGTTCTCCTGCGCCTCGTGCCACGGGCGGGCAGGTGGGCTTGGTACAGCATCCTTGTCCTACAGAAGTAG
- the asnB gene encoding asparagine synthase (glutamine-hydrolyzing) gives MCGIAGIVTLRDDLAPPSTERLIEMASALRHRGPDELGVYRDESAGLGHARLSIIDVATGQQPLSNEDGTLWVVFNGEIFNYIELGDELRGLGHQFRTRSDTEVIVHAYEAWGPRAFERFNGQWAVALWDSRERALVLARDPFGVRPLYVCEHGGRFYFASEVKAIFAADRTIPRELDPLGIEQLFTFWTTIAPQSVFRGVSEVEPGVTRIYRRGGASTSWAVEQRYPVDGEGEFSGSRDEAVEAVRGALEQATELRMLRADVPVGSYLSGGLDSSLVAALGLKAKGEKFCTFSLRFEDAEYDETHYQRLMAQHLGSDHREVLVSREDIARLFPEVIEHTERPILRTAPAPLYLLSKLVRDAGIKVVLTGEGADELFAGYDLFREAKVRRFWARQPGSTRRPQLLERLYPYLARSPVSQRALTQQFFGQDLGAWREAGFGHDVRWRAASALRRLLSAEHRAATAGCDVRRDLLTDLPDDFPRWSSLAQDQYLEIRTLLSGYILSSQGDRMLMAHSVEGRFPFLDRQVAALADSLPPSYKLRVLDEKHVLKRAARDLVPNEILARPKQPYRAPDALSFVGPRRPEWIDEVASERALAEAGIFNPPAARQLLAKCRARGAAGQFSNADNMAVVAVLSTQVLHDRFVRRRPVAGARVTPRTVVDKAAIY, from the coding sequence ATGTGCGGAATTGCCGGCATCGTCACGCTGCGAGATGACCTGGCGCCGCCATCGACGGAGCGGCTCATCGAGATGGCGAGCGCGCTCAGGCACCGCGGTCCAGACGAGCTCGGCGTCTACCGCGACGAGAGCGCCGGTCTCGGCCACGCACGCCTCTCGATCATCGACGTCGCGACTGGCCAACAGCCGCTTTCGAACGAAGATGGCACGCTCTGGGTCGTCTTCAACGGCGAGATCTTCAATTACATCGAGCTCGGCGACGAGCTCCGGGGGCTCGGGCACCAATTCCGCACGCGCAGCGATACCGAGGTGATTGTCCACGCGTACGAGGCGTGGGGTCCGCGGGCGTTCGAGCGCTTCAACGGCCAATGGGCGGTCGCGCTCTGGGACAGCCGTGAGCGTGCGCTGGTGCTGGCGCGCGATCCGTTCGGCGTTCGCCCCTTGTACGTCTGTGAGCACGGCGGTCGCTTCTATTTCGCAAGTGAGGTCAAAGCCATCTTCGCAGCAGACCGTACGATACCGCGTGAGCTGGACCCGCTCGGCATCGAGCAGCTCTTCACGTTCTGGACAACGATCGCGCCGCAGAGCGTGTTTCGCGGCGTCAGCGAGGTCGAGCCTGGAGTCACGCGCATCTACCGGCGGGGCGGAGCGTCGACCTCCTGGGCGGTGGAGCAGCGGTATCCGGTTGATGGTGAGGGAGAGTTTTCCGGGTCACGAGACGAGGCGGTGGAGGCGGTTCGCGGGGCGCTCGAGCAGGCAACGGAGCTCCGGATGCTGCGCGCCGACGTCCCGGTGGGCAGCTATCTCTCGGGCGGCTTGGACAGCTCGCTCGTCGCGGCGCTCGGTCTCAAAGCCAAGGGGGAAAAGTTCTGTACCTTCTCGCTGCGCTTCGAGGATGCCGAATACGACGAGACGCATTATCAGCGTCTGATGGCGCAGCATCTGGGCAGCGACCATCGCGAGGTGCTGGTGTCGCGCGAGGACATCGCCCGGCTCTTTCCCGAAGTCATCGAGCACACGGAGCGGCCGATTCTCCGCACGGCTCCGGCGCCGTTGTATCTGCTCTCGAAGCTGGTGCGTGACGCTGGCATCAAGGTCGTGTTGACGGGAGAGGGCGCCGACGAGCTGTTTGCCGGATACGATCTCTTTCGCGAGGCGAAGGTGCGCCGCTTCTGGGCCCGCCAGCCAGGTTCGACGCGCCGGCCTCAACTGCTCGAGCGGCTCTATCCGTACCTGGCCCGCTCGCCCGTGTCGCAGCGGGCGCTCACGCAGCAGTTCTTTGGACAGGATCTTGGTGCGTGGCGCGAGGCCGGGTTTGGTCACGACGTTCGATGGCGTGCTGCAAGCGCGCTCCGGCGCTTGCTGTCGGCCGAGCATCGCGCGGCCACTGCTGGTTGCGACGTGCGGCGGGACCTGCTGACCGATTTGCCGGACGATTTTCCGCGTTGGTCGTCGCTGGCGCAGGACCAGTACCTCGAGATTCGCACTCTCTTGTCCGGGTACATTCTCTCGTCGCAGGGCGACCGCATGCTCATGGCCCACTCGGTTGAGGGGCGCTTTCCGTTTCTCGACCGCCAGGTGGCAGCGCTCGCCGATTCGCTGCCTCCGTCTTACAAGCTCCGTGTGCTTGACGAGAAGCACGTGTTGAAGCGCGCGGCGCGCGACCTCGTGCCGAATGAGATCCTGGCTCGCCCGAAACAGCCCTATCGGGCTCCGGATGCTTTATCGTTCGTAGGACCTCGGCGGCCGGAATGGATTGACGAGGTTGCAAGCGAGCGCGCGCTCGCAGAAGCTGGCATCTTCAATCCGCCCGCCGCGCGTCAGTTGCTCGCGAAGTGCCGGGCGCGCGGAGCGGCCGGTCAGTTCTCCAATGCCGACAACATGGCTGTTGTCGCGGTCCTCTCGACGCAGGTTCTCCACGACCGCTTCGTTCGACGCCGCCCGGTTGCAGGTGCGCGCGTCACGCCGCGAACCGTCGTGGACAAGGCGGCCATTTACTGA
- the nadE gene encoding NAD(+) synthase, producing the protein MPGVVHNPKLSRDVLTIDPAAVSAAIEEAIRNEVRGFRRRGAVVGVSGGVDSAVVAALCARALGAGRVVAILMPERDSSPESTLLGEQLASHLGIAHLVEDITPALEAVGCYQRQVDAIRQAIPEYGEGWRSKITLPSLADEERLNVSQLTAEDPAGRQTKVRLSAAAYLQLVAATNFKQRVRKMMEYHHADRLNYVVAGTPNRLEYDQGFFVKQGDAAADLKPIAHLYKTQVYALAAYLGVPERIRSRTPTTDTFSLPQTQEEFYFTLPYDEMDLCLYGLNHGVPVVEVAAVLGRSEEQVARVYRDIERKRRATRYLHASPRLVQTVPEID; encoded by the coding sequence ATGCCTGGTGTGGTCCACAACCCGAAGCTGTCCAGAGACGTGCTCACCATCGATCCGGCCGCTGTCTCGGCGGCGATCGAGGAGGCGATTCGCAACGAGGTCCGCGGCTTTCGACGGCGTGGCGCGGTCGTCGGCGTATCCGGCGGCGTCGACAGCGCCGTCGTGGCTGCTCTCTGTGCGCGCGCCTTGGGCGCTGGCCGCGTCGTGGCGATCTTGATGCCCGAGCGAGACTCCTCGCCGGAGTCGACGCTCCTTGGAGAGCAATTGGCATCCCATCTGGGGATCGCGCACCTCGTCGAGGACATCACGCCCGCCCTCGAGGCCGTGGGTTGCTATCAAAGGCAGGTCGACGCAATTCGTCAGGCGATTCCCGAGTATGGCGAAGGTTGGCGCTCGAAGATCACGCTGCCATCACTTGCAGACGAGGAGCGTCTCAACGTTTCGCAGTTGACGGCAGAAGACCCGGCGGGGCGTCAGACGAAGGTCCGCCTGTCCGCGGCAGCATACCTCCAGCTCGTGGCGGCGACGAACTTCAAGCAACGTGTCCGGAAGATGATGGAGTACCACCACGCGGATCGGCTGAACTACGTCGTGGCTGGTACGCCAAACCGCCTCGAGTACGACCAAGGGTTCTTCGTCAAGCAGGGAGACGCGGCGGCAGACCTCAAGCCGATCGCGCATCTTTACAAAACACAAGTCTACGCCTTGGCAGCGTACCTCGGTGTGCCGGAGCGTATCCGCAGCCGTACGCCGACCACCGATACGTTCTCGCTGCCGCAGACGCAGGAGGAGTTCTACTTCACGTTGCCCTACGATGAGATGGATCTCTGCCTGTACGGGCTCAATCATGGTGTGCCGGTAGTCGAGGTCGCCGCAGTGCTCGGGCGTTCGGAGGAGCAGGTGGCGCGCGTCTATCGAGACATCGAGCGCAAGCGGCGCGCGACGCGCTATCTTCACGCCAGCCCGCGCCTCGTCCAGACCGTACCGGAGATCGATTGA